The following coding sequences are from one Rhodothermia bacterium window:
- the tssI gene encoding type VI secretion system tip protein VgrG, translating into MPPRAHETQFTFRTAAIPEDHWHVTHFEGKETISDLFEFRINLLSDDHAIDFADVVMQACTLTIMRNGERVTHHGIVSEFIQDEFVVEQCVYRVVMVPKIWKLSLSKGNHIYQDKSVREIIEDLLPRRYNFRAGVDFEFESHFGQYPRKEYVVMYQETELDFLKRLMEHEGIFFYFDHEGDTDKWVIADESAFCPFVALDDDIAYHSEGGMQDESGTEIIRDFITRGKMVTGTYYVDDYNYETPTTDLLSPGTQTIDQMNGVAVEYGANVPDPGASDQLAQRRAQEIACRQMVFSGRGDCRAFRAGYIFGMRQHFRDDRNTSYLLTQVIHYGDQRHRHTALSSQQGEEYVNEFESVLFSLPFRPERKTHVPRMDGLLTATMEHHQGNYIDDKGRYHARLHFDQRSQQVAPNGDATLPIRMTQPYSGSGYGFHFPHHERTEMVFACLEGDPNRPIALGTVPNANNTSPVTAQNQKQNIIRTHAHNELLMDDAETAIRLKTSNNHVLNMTDGGEKVELVTKEENKLVMHDKDNYIRMDTTDKHIFVMHDQDKFIQLQSTGENVIRLDDRREGIAVQTKYGHELKMEDPAKKIRLSTKAGHHLTLDDQNNLIVLADQALNNKMVIQSAANKVELRSVSGEIWQLSEAGKHTIKTQTLDVQATANADIKSTGGKLTLKGMGGGVEIEGSPTIKLTASGATIELGPTGIKLTAMGNTIELGAMGIKISAGAIVDISGAMIKQNA; encoded by the coding sequence ATGCCACCACGCGCGCACGAAACGCAATTCACCTTCCGGACGGCAGCCATCCCCGAAGATCATTGGCATGTCACCCATTTTGAAGGCAAAGAAACCATTTCGGATCTCTTTGAATTTCGGATCAACCTTCTTTCGGATGATCACGCCATAGATTTTGCGGATGTGGTCATGCAAGCCTGCACTCTGACCATTATGCGCAATGGCGAACGGGTGACGCATCATGGCATTGTCAGCGAGTTTATTCAAGATGAATTTGTGGTGGAGCAATGTGTTTACCGCGTCGTAATGGTTCCTAAGATTTGGAAGTTATCGCTTAGTAAAGGAAATCATATTTACCAAGATAAATCCGTGCGAGAAATCATTGAGGACTTGCTTCCACGGCGGTACAATTTTAGAGCTGGCGTAGATTTTGAGTTCGAGTCCCATTTTGGCCAATATCCGCGCAAAGAATATGTAGTGATGTACCAAGAAACGGAGTTGGATTTCCTGAAGCGGTTGATGGAACATGAGGGTATTTTTTTCTACTTTGACCATGAAGGGGATACCGACAAGTGGGTAATTGCAGACGAAAGCGCCTTCTGCCCATTTGTGGCCTTAGACGATGACATTGCATATCATAGCGAAGGCGGGATGCAGGACGAGTCCGGAACCGAAATTATCCGAGATTTTATAACGCGGGGCAAAATGGTGACGGGTACATATTACGTGGATGACTATAATTACGAGACACCCACAACCGATTTGCTCTCTCCGGGTACGCAAACCATAGACCAGATGAATGGTGTGGCGGTAGAATATGGCGCCAATGTACCAGATCCGGGTGCGTCAGACCAGTTGGCACAGCGACGGGCGCAGGAAATTGCTTGTCGTCAGATGGTTTTTTCTGGCCGTGGTGACTGCCGTGCCTTCCGCGCTGGATACATTTTTGGAATGCGACAACACTTCCGGGACGATCGCAACACCAGTTATTTGCTCACCCAAGTGATCCACTATGGAGACCAACGCCACCGCCATACCGCACTTTCATCGCAACAAGGCGAAGAATACGTAAATGAGTTCGAGAGCGTATTGTTTAGCCTGCCCTTCCGACCCGAACGTAAAACCCATGTTCCAAGAATGGATGGCCTTTTAACCGCCACCATGGAACATCACCAAGGCAATTATATAGATGATAAAGGCCGCTATCATGCGCGTTTACACTTTGACCAACGCTCGCAACAAGTTGCACCTAATGGCGATGCGACCTTGCCAATCCGCATGACACAGCCTTATTCTGGCTCCGGTTATGGCTTCCACTTTCCCCACCACGAGCGGACCGAGATGGTTTTTGCGTGTTTAGAAGGCGATCCTAACCGCCCAATTGCACTCGGAACCGTTCCAAACGCCAATAACACTTCTCCCGTTACTGCTCAAAACCAAAAGCAGAACATCATCCGTACACATGCGCACAACGAATTGTTGATGGACGATGCCGAGACCGCCATTCGCCTTAAAACCTCAAATAACCACGTCCTAAACATGACCGATGGCGGGGAAAAGGTGGAATTGGTCACGAAAGAGGAAAATAAATTGGTGATGCACGATAAAGACAATTACATCCGAATGGACACAACGGATAAGCATATCTTTGTGATGCACGACCAAGACAAGTTTATCCAATTACAATCCACCGGAGAGAATGTCATTCGTTTGGATGACAGACGCGAGGGCATCGCGGTACAAACGAAGTATGGCCATGAACTTAAAATGGAGGATCCGGCCAAAAAAATCCGGCTCTCTACCAAAGCCGGTCATCACCTCACCTTAGACGATCAGAACAACCTCATCGTGCTGGCAGACCAAGCCCTCAACAACAAAATGGTGATCCAATCCGCCGCCAACAAAGTGGAACTTCGTTCGGTAAGTGGGGAAATTTGGCAACTTTCGGAGGCCGGAAAACACACCATTAAAACCCAAACCTTAGACGTACAAGCCACTGCAAATGCGGATATTAAATCCACCGGAGGCAAACTCACCCTAAAAGGAATGGGTGGTGGTGTAGAAATTGAAGGCTCACCAACGATTAAACTTACGGCCAGTGGCGCTACAATAGAATTAGGCCCCACAGGAATCAAGCTCACGGCAATGGGTAATACCATCGAACTTGGCGCAATGGGCATCAAAATCTCAGCGGGCGCTATTGTGGATATTTCTGGCGCCATGATCAAACAAAACGCATAA